From Psychrobacillus sp. FSL K6-2836, a single genomic window includes:
- the nadD gene encoding nicotinate (nicotinamide) nucleotide adenylyltransferase codes for MGKIGIYGSSFDPITNVHLWTASTVAHRCKLDQVIFLPCSNKRKDKRMKTEDDHRWNMLQIAIEDDSRFIADDHEMKQEAWNIYTYDTMEHFKKKYPNDEVYFIMGADLLIDIGKGEWVKGRELVSENKFIVMARNGVDMLSTISRSAILRNNDDGSTFHLIDKGLAMEISSTYIREEISMGGEPRYLLPNQCYNYIKKHELYS; via the coding sequence ATGGGTAAAATTGGTATTTACGGATCTTCATTTGATCCAATCACAAATGTACATTTATGGACTGCAAGCACTGTTGCACATCGTTGTAAATTAGATCAGGTAATCTTCTTACCCTGTTCAAATAAAAGAAAAGATAAACGGATGAAAACGGAAGATGACCATCGTTGGAATATGCTTCAAATAGCTATAGAAGATGACAGTCGTTTTATTGCAGATGATCATGAAATGAAACAAGAAGCGTGGAATATATATACGTATGATACAATGGAACACTTTAAAAAGAAATATCCGAATGATGAAGTGTACTTCATTATGGGAGCTGATTTGTTAATAGATATAGGAAAAGGAGAATGGGTCAAAGGGAGAGAGTTAGTTTCTGAAAATAAATTCATTGTGATGGCAAGAAATGGAGTAGATATGCTATCAACGATTAGTCGCTCGGCTATTTTAAGAAATAATGACGATGGATCAACATTCCACTTAATAGATAAGGGATTAGCTATGGAAATTAGTTCGACGTATATTAGAGAAGAAATTTCTATGGGAGGAGAACCTAGATATTTATTGCCAAATCAATGCTATAACTATATAAAAAAACATGAACTATATAGTTGA
- a CDS encoding TrkA C-terminal domain-containing protein encodes MGFVFILIYLTIILVVIEINTVLFTFTGLKKHIARFQVISMLTGTGFTTGESELIIDHPIRRRIGAFLILFGAFSLAVIISAISSILSDEFHTMKIGYVAGVLVLFLFVLKVGKVKNRLTVFFEHELESNFELQDLTIKDVFLKEKNDYLVEVPLHSSSTMIGGELIEKLNSEEDINILLIKRGEIIIRKERLNTELQAGDFILMFGDKEVIRNMFKTELKEHEAETKGEIDRRNNIQS; translated from the coding sequence ATGGGGTTTGTATTTATTTTAATATATTTAACCATTATTTTAGTTGTAATAGAAATTAATACCGTTCTGTTTACTTTTACTGGGTTAAAAAAGCATATTGCCAGATTTCAGGTTATCTCCATGCTTACAGGTACTGGATTTACCACAGGAGAATCAGAACTAATCATTGACCACCCCATACGCAGAAGAATTGGAGCTTTTTTAATTCTCTTTGGGGCATTTTCTTTAGCGGTTATTATTTCTGCAATTAGTAGCATACTCTCTGATGAATTTCACACTATGAAAATAGGCTATGTTGCAGGAGTATTGGTTTTGTTTCTATTTGTTTTGAAAGTAGGTAAAGTAAAGAACAGACTAACTGTCTTTTTCGAGCATGAACTGGAAAGCAACTTTGAGCTTCAGGATTTGACAATAAAGGATGTCTTCCTAAAAGAAAAGAATGATTACTTAGTGGAAGTTCCTCTCCACAGCTCTTCCACTATGATTGGAGGGGAGCTAATAGAAAAACTAAATTCAGAGGAAGACATAAATATTCTATTAATAAAGCGTGGTGAAATCATTATCCGAAAGGAAAGACTTAATACTGAACTTCAAGCTGGAGACTTCATCCTAATGTTCGGTGACAAAGAAGTGATTAGGAATATGTTTAAAACGGAACTGAAAGAACATGAAGCGGAGACGAAAGGCGAAATTGATCGAAGGAATAATATCCAATCCTAA
- a CDS encoding AAA family ATPase, with protein MFFVQMSGFPGSGKSTLARQILKRTGAVIVDHDIVKSALLHSMEEGEIDSNLAGKISYNIDWSLIEFHLSQGQDVIFDSPCLYQEMIDKGTYLSKKYNVKYKYVECYLSDIHEINFRLKNRERMISQIKEIKSEIAFKSTIENSKKPLGYKCITVDTGQTLESYIQDVMNYIYE; from the coding sequence ATGTTTTTTGTTCAAATGTCTGGCTTCCCAGGCTCTGGTAAGTCCACGCTTGCCCGTCAAATTCTGAAAAGAACTGGGGCGGTTATCGTCGATCATGATATTGTAAAATCAGCTTTATTACATTCTATGGAGGAAGGTGAAATTGATTCAAATCTTGCTGGTAAGATTTCATACAATATTGATTGGTCTTTAATTGAATTTCACTTATCACAAGGACAAGATGTAATATTTGACAGTCCTTGTTTATACCAAGAAATGATTGATAAAGGAACATATTTATCTAAAAAATATAATGTGAAATATAAATATGTAGAATGCTACCTTAGCGATATTCATGAAATTAATTTTAGATTAAAAAATCGTGAAAGAATGATAAGCCAAATAAAAGAAATAAAGTCTGAAATAGCTTTTAAATCCACGATTGAGAATAGTAAAAAACCATTAGGATATAAGTGTATTACTGTAGATACTGGACAAACATTAGAAAGTTACATCCAGGATGTAATGAATTATATATACGAATAA
- a CDS encoding YhgE/Pip domain-containing protein, whose translation MKNSWNIFKTDIQNISKNWVAAILIAGLVFLPSLYAWLNIYASWDPYAKTDQLPVAIVNEDAGAKVRGEQLNVGNDLTNTLKNSPDMKWSFTSRKTAMEKVEYGDYFAVIIIPENFSEKLASVVSDHPEKAEIEYYVNEKINSIAPKITEKGATVIVQKVSSQFISSVNGVIFDLFNDLGIEIENDLPDIQNFENYVFKLEQELPMIHNLLTDAQKDASSAQKIITQSQSMMPLAEQVTTEGLSSIEKTIDFLTKAQNRLNELAPVVENDLEKVSKISKSANELLQNVQNIELDNTELDGLKKDLDNKITSNIQTVDSIEKDLNWLEDLSKSTNESNLEENNLEQQSKLANAIDKTNELKTFLQEVQTNARTIDTIVKDKEQQMQKTVNDLQKITLNTSVQLDTFILEYKNTIEPTVISEVSKAKKTLENAKEMLSNIQSTLPEVARTLNSTNTHLKDGKTTLDRALAQYPYINDKVKQLAERIRKVQGETNILEIIQLLRNDPQAERSFFEEPIVLNENKLFPIANYGTGMTPFYTVLAIWVGCLLLISLLATDANHDNNVSERSVYFGRLFTFSAIGLLQALIVTVGDIVLLGVDVKDSYWFILFGFLISFVFMTIVYTLVSLFGDIGKALAIIMLVLQIAGAGGTYPVVLLPEFFQAINPALPFTYAVDIMREAVGGIVWQRAIRDASHLLLFSLSFLILGTFLKKKINQKTKLMLKKSRESGLFH comes from the coding sequence ATGAAAAATAGTTGGAATATTTTCAAGACAGACATTCAAAATATAAGCAAGAATTGGGTGGCTGCAATTCTTATAGCTGGTTTGGTTTTCCTGCCTTCTTTATATGCATGGCTTAATATTTATGCATCTTGGGATCCCTATGCTAAAACTGATCAGCTCCCTGTAGCCATTGTGAACGAAGATGCAGGAGCGAAAGTTCGAGGAGAACAGCTAAACGTTGGTAATGACCTAACCAATACATTAAAAAATAGTCCAGATATGAAATGGTCTTTTACTTCTCGAAAAACGGCTATGGAAAAAGTTGAATACGGTGATTATTTTGCTGTCATAATTATTCCCGAAAACTTTTCCGAAAAGTTAGCTTCCGTCGTTTCGGATCATCCCGAGAAGGCGGAAATTGAATACTATGTAAATGAAAAAATAAACTCCATTGCGCCAAAAATAACAGAAAAAGGTGCAACGGTTATTGTTCAAAAAGTTAGCAGCCAGTTTATCTCAAGTGTGAATGGTGTCATTTTCGATCTTTTTAATGATTTAGGAATTGAAATTGAAAATGACCTACCGGATATTCAAAACTTCGAAAACTATGTTTTTAAATTGGAACAAGAATTGCCAATGATTCACAATTTGCTAACAGATGCTCAAAAAGATGCTTCTTCCGCACAGAAAATTATCACGCAATCACAATCAATGATGCCACTTGCAGAGCAAGTAACGACAGAAGGTTTGAGTTCCATTGAAAAAACAATCGATTTCTTGACTAAGGCACAAAATCGTTTAAATGAACTGGCTCCTGTAGTTGAGAATGATTTGGAAAAAGTATCAAAGATTTCAAAAAGTGCAAATGAACTTCTTCAAAACGTGCAAAACATCGAATTAGATAATACGGAGTTGGATGGGTTAAAAAAGGATCTCGACAACAAGATAACCTCCAATATTCAAACAGTGGACTCCATCGAGAAGGACCTCAATTGGCTAGAAGATTTGTCCAAAAGCACAAATGAATCTAATTTGGAAGAAAATAACTTAGAACAACAATCAAAATTGGCAAATGCAATTGATAAAACAAACGAACTGAAAACTTTTTTACAAGAAGTGCAAACAAATGCAAGAACAATCGATACAATAGTAAAAGATAAAGAGCAACAAATGCAAAAGACAGTGAATGATTTACAAAAAATAACCCTAAATACATCCGTCCAACTGGATACCTTTATTCTCGAATACAAAAACACGATTGAACCAACTGTTATTTCCGAAGTATCCAAAGCAAAAAAGACTCTAGAAAATGCCAAAGAAATGCTGAGCAATATACAGTCCACGTTACCAGAAGTCGCCCGTACACTAAATAGCACAAACACTCATCTTAAAGACGGAAAAACTACATTGGATCGGGCATTGGCGCAGTATCCATATATAAATGATAAAGTGAAGCAATTAGCAGAAAGGATTCGAAAAGTTCAGGGGGAAACGAATATCCTTGAAATAATCCAGTTACTACGCAATGATCCACAAGCGGAACGTAGTTTTTTTGAAGAACCAATTGTTTTAAATGAAAATAAACTTTTCCCTATCGCAAATTATGGGACAGGTATGACCCCTTTTTATACAGTTCTTGCTATATGGGTCGGTTGCTTGCTTCTTATCTCACTACTTGCTACAGATGCCAACCATGATAATAATGTAAGTGAACGCTCCGTATATTTCGGTAGGTTGTTTACATTTTCAGCAATTGGTCTACTACAAGCGTTGATTGTAACAGTAGGAGACATTGTTCTATTAGGTGTGGATGTCAAGGATTCCTATTGGTTTATACTATTTGGATTCCTTATTAGTTTCGTTTTCATGACTATTGTATACACCCTCGTTTCTCTATTTGGTGACATTGGAAAAGCCTTAGCAATTATTATGCTCGTCTTACAGATTGCCGGGGCAGGTGGAACCTATCCAGTCGTTCTATTACCTGAGTTTTTTCAAGCGATTAATCCTGCGCTTCCTTTTACGTATGCGGTAGATATTATGCGAGAAGCTGTAGGTGGCATTGTGTGGCAAAGAGCAATACGGGATGCATCCCACCTTCTACTCTTCAGTCTATCGTTTTTAATATTAGGCACCTTCCTAAAGAAAAAAATAAACCAAAAAACAAAACTAATGTTGAAAAAGTCACGTGAATCCGGATTATTTCATTAA
- a CDS encoding cysteine hydrolase family protein: MNKRALINIDYTEDFVATNGSLTCGEPGQKLESKITKLTEEFIVNGDFTVFAVDVHELEDKYHPEKKLFPPHNIRNTEGRNLYGSLKNIYEANNNANNVYYMDKTRYSAFAGTDLEIKLRERGIIEIHLVGVCTDICVLHTAIDAYNKGFHIVIHKDAVASFNQGGHEWALAHFENSLGARVI, translated from the coding sequence ATGAACAAACGAGCATTGATTAATATTGATTATACGGAAGACTTTGTAGCTACAAATGGTTCTTTAACTTGTGGAGAACCAGGACAAAAATTGGAATCAAAAATCACTAAGTTAACAGAGGAATTTATTGTTAATGGAGATTTTACGGTGTTTGCTGTTGATGTCCATGAACTAGAGGATAAATATCATCCAGAGAAGAAACTATTTCCCCCACATAATATTAGAAATACAGAAGGTAGAAATTTATATGGCTCATTAAAAAATATATACGAAGCAAATAATAACGCGAATAACGTCTACTATATGGATAAAACAAGATATTCAGCTTTTGCTGGAACGGATCTAGAAATAAAGTTGCGTGAGCGCGGAATTATTGAGATTCACTTAGTTGGAGTTTGTACAGATATTTGTGTACTCCATACAGCAATCGACGCATATAACAAAGGTTTTCATATTGTCATCCATAAAGATGCTGTAGCTTCCTTTAACCAAGGAGGACATGAATGGGCATTGGCACATTTTGAAAATTCACTTGGAGCTAGAGTTATTTAA
- a CDS encoding nicotinate phosphoribosyltransferase, whose amino-acid sequence MTYVDDSLMLHTDLYQINMVETYWNDGIHNQKAVFEMYFRKLPFGNGYSIYAGLQRVMEFIESFRFSESDIAYLSEIGSYSESYLEYLSNLKFTGTISSMKEGELVFANEPIIRIEAPLAEAQLIETALLNIVNFQTLIATKASRIKQVIKDETAMEFGTRRAHEFDAAIWGTRAAYIGGFSATSNVRAGKLFGIPVAGTHAHAMVQAYHDEYVAFTKYASTHKDCVFLVDTYDTLRSGVPNAIRVAKEFGDKINFIGIRLDSGDMAYLSKEARKMLDAAGFTKAQISASNDLDEYTIMNLKAQGARIDTWGVGTKLITAYDQPALGAVYKLVAIEDPNGEMVDTIKISANPEKVTTPGRKRIYRIINNANGHAEGDYIALAHENPQEEERLKMFHPVHTYISKFVTDFTAKELHVDVIVDGSVVYKMPTIQEVQLYAKDNLGLLWDEYKRTMNPEEYPVDLSQACWDNKMVLIKDIQRKVTEMTHR is encoded by the coding sequence ATGACATATGTAGACGATAGTTTAATGTTACACACAGACCTTTATCAAATTAATATGGTGGAGACCTATTGGAATGATGGGATTCATAACCAAAAAGCGGTTTTTGAAATGTATTTCCGTAAGCTTCCTTTTGGAAATGGATATTCAATCTACGCAGGATTACAACGTGTTATGGAGTTTATTGAGAGTTTTAGGTTTTCTGAGAGTGATATCGCATATCTGAGCGAGATTGGGAGTTATTCAGAGTCATACCTGGAATACCTAAGTAACCTTAAATTCACTGGAACGATTAGTTCTATGAAAGAAGGAGAATTGGTATTTGCAAATGAACCAATTATTCGAATAGAAGCACCACTAGCAGAAGCCCAACTTATTGAAACAGCACTATTAAATATAGTGAATTTCCAAACATTGATTGCAACAAAAGCTTCACGAATCAAACAAGTGATTAAAGATGAGACGGCAATGGAGTTTGGTACAAGACGAGCTCATGAATTCGATGCTGCTATTTGGGGTACTCGAGCTGCGTATATAGGAGGATTCTCTGCTACGAGTAATGTGAGAGCAGGGAAATTATTTGGTATCCCTGTGGCAGGAACACATGCACATGCTATGGTTCAAGCTTATCATGATGAATATGTAGCATTTACAAAATATGCAAGTACTCATAAAGATTGTGTTTTCTTAGTAGACACTTATGACACGCTACGTTCCGGAGTTCCAAATGCTATCCGTGTAGCAAAGGAATTTGGAGATAAGATTAATTTTATTGGCATTCGATTAGATAGTGGAGATATGGCTTACCTTTCAAAAGAAGCAAGAAAAATGTTGGATGCAGCTGGTTTTACAAAAGCGCAAATATCAGCATCTAATGATTTAGACGAATACACTATTATGAACCTAAAAGCACAAGGGGCTAGAATTGATACATGGGGTGTAGGAACAAAATTGATAACTGCTTATGATCAGCCTGCTCTTGGTGCTGTATATAAATTAGTTGCTATTGAGGATCCGAACGGAGAAATGGTTGATACCATTAAAATCTCTGCTAATCCTGAGAAAGTAACAACACCTGGACGCAAACGAATTTATCGTATCATCAATAACGCCAATGGTCATGCTGAGGGAGATTATATTGCGTTAGCTCATGAAAATCCACAAGAGGAGGAACGATTGAAAATGTTTCATCCCGTACACACCTACATTAGCAAATTCGTAACAGACTTTACAGCTAAAGAGTTGCATGTAGATGTGATTGTAGATGGTTCTGTTGTATATAAAATGCCAACAATTCAAGAAGTACAATTATATGCAAAAGATAATCTTGGGTTATTATGGGATGAGTATAAACGTACGATGAATCCAGAAGAATACCCAGTAGATTTGAGTCAAGCTTGTTGGGATAACAAGATGGTGTTGATCAAAGATATACAAAGAAAAGTTACAGAGATGACTCATCGATGA
- a CDS encoding RNA polymerase sigma factor, translating to MIDEDKLERLMQLYTKEMLRVSYYYTHNIHTAQDIVQEVFIRFYHKQVTLSDEEMKPYLLRMVINQSKDYLKSWHYRKTKLVEKMFPQSVSNPDRLLRKEEVDEISEAIFALPLKQRETITYYYFEGYTTKEISSLLKVPESTIKSRLKKARERLKEQLKKADWEVLLND from the coding sequence TTGATAGATGAAGATAAGTTAGAGAGGCTCATGCAGCTATATACAAAAGAAATGCTTCGAGTGAGTTATTATTACACACATAATATACATACTGCGCAAGATATTGTACAGGAAGTGTTTATTCGGTTTTATCATAAACAAGTTACATTAAGCGATGAGGAGATGAAGCCTTACTTGTTGAGGATGGTTATTAATCAATCCAAGGATTACTTAAAAAGCTGGCATTATCGGAAAACGAAATTAGTTGAAAAAATGTTTCCACAATCCGTTAGTAATCCTGATCGCCTTTTACGAAAAGAGGAAGTGGATGAAATAAGTGAAGCTATTTTCGCTTTACCACTAAAACAAAGGGAAACGATTACTTACTATTATTTTGAAGGATATACGACAAAAGAAATTTCCTCTTTGTTAAAAGTACCTGAAAGCACGATTAAATCTCGACTAAAAAAAGCGAGAGAACGTTTAAAGGAACAATTAAAAAAAGCAGATTGGGAGGTGCTATTAAATGACTAA
- a CDS encoding NUDIX domain-containing protein produces the protein MTKYKTEEEVLENYDSSKYRTPDGYTSDIAIFTIVSEKVLEKAPPKMRLNIMLIKRADIDNEGNPNIEGGKWALPGGFVDVPKRETAYTAAKRELKEETNVEGLHVKHFGVYDEFGRDPRGWMISNAFYAIVPEENIGQREANDDAAEVELFDIDEVFKLDLAFDHRKIIKDALKFIKKEMIQSTVAKNFLPKEFTLSELQRVLLTVGDDPRISNDSVFFTKVPKLPFIEKVTDKEGKPKKTNRNSFRPSQLYSFNDFEIIESIYH, from the coding sequence ATGACAAAGTATAAGACAGAAGAAGAAGTACTGGAGAATTACGATAGTTCTAAATACCGCACACCAGATGGTTATACTTCGGATATCGCTATTTTCACGATTGTATCTGAAAAAGTATTAGAAAAAGCACCACCAAAGATGAGGCTTAATATCATGCTGATCAAGCGAGCTGATATAGATAACGAGGGTAACCCTAATATCGAAGGGGGGAAATGGGCACTTCCTGGAGGTTTCGTGGATGTTCCAAAAAGAGAAACCGCTTATACGGCAGCTAAGAGAGAATTGAAAGAAGAAACAAATGTAGAAGGCTTGCATGTTAAACATTTTGGTGTTTATGACGAATTTGGACGCGATCCTCGTGGATGGATGATTTCAAATGCCTTTTATGCTATTGTTCCCGAAGAAAATATAGGACAGCGAGAAGCAAATGATGATGCTGCGGAAGTAGAATTATTCGATATTGACGAAGTATTCAAGCTAGATTTAGCTTTTGACCACCGGAAAATTATTAAAGATGCTTTAAAGTTCATAAAAAAAGAGATGATTCAATCAACTGTAGCTAAAAACTTTCTACCGAAAGAGTTCACATTGTCCGAATTACAAAGAGTGCTCTTAACCGTTGGAGATGATCCACGTATTTCAAATGATTCGGTATTCTTTACCAAAGTGCCAAAGCTTCCCTTTATAGAAAAGGTAACAGATAAAGAAGGAAAGCCGAAAAAAACAAATAGAAATTCATTTAGACCGTCACAATTATATTCATTTAATGACTTTGAGATTATAGAGTCCATATATCATTAG
- a CDS encoding M48 family metallopeptidase: MAKKYGITALLLFGVYALLMYVYIFHSNGGGIPESLKGTVADPQVFMSEQELYLSEEYSKIKNFLFFVATPFEWLVYIFVLTTGLSQAFEKWNPFRNKWGIVQNGVYLFLLSLFIFIVFFPLDYYRYSLGKSYGISTQVFASWMRDNVIGFWIDFAMTVVIVSVLYWLIKKSPKKWWLIAWLLMIPYSIFLMFIQPVVIDPLYNDFYPLTNKELETKILTLAEQANIPTEHVYEVNMAEKTNALNAYVTGIGSNSRIVLWDTTLNRLSENEILFIMAHEMGHYVEKHIYFGIAEYILTMFLGLWLTAKIMPWIVDRFGRSLKIKQINAIHSLPLFLLITSFLLFASSPLSNYISRYQETRADQYAIELVTDPSAAVSTFQELTRAGLNEVNPPFLVKWFRYSHPTMLERINKVANEIKSKE; the protein is encoded by the coding sequence TTGGCGAAAAAATACGGAATTACCGCTCTTTTGTTATTTGGGGTATATGCATTATTGATGTATGTATATATTTTTCATAGTAATGGTGGGGGTATCCCGGAATCGTTGAAAGGGACGGTTGCAGATCCACAAGTTTTTATGTCTGAGCAAGAATTATACCTTAGTGAGGAGTATTCAAAAATAAAGAATTTCCTCTTTTTTGTAGCAACACCGTTCGAGTGGCTTGTCTATATATTTGTATTAACTACCGGACTTTCTCAAGCGTTTGAAAAATGGAATCCCTTTCGAAATAAATGGGGAATAGTGCAAAACGGAGTATATTTATTTTTACTTTCTCTTTTTATATTTATCGTATTCTTTCCTTTAGACTATTACCGATATTCTTTAGGAAAGAGCTATGGGATCAGTACCCAAGTTTTCGCTTCCTGGATGCGAGATAATGTAATTGGTTTTTGGATAGACTTCGCAATGACTGTAGTAATTGTGTCCGTCCTCTATTGGCTGATTAAGAAAAGTCCTAAAAAATGGTGGCTAATAGCTTGGCTATTAATGATTCCATATTCCATTTTCCTTATGTTTATCCAACCGGTAGTAATCGACCCATTGTATAATGATTTTTACCCATTAACGAATAAAGAATTAGAGACGAAAATACTCACGTTAGCCGAACAAGCAAATATTCCAACCGAGCATGTGTATGAAGTGAATATGGCGGAAAAGACAAATGCGCTAAATGCTTATGTTACGGGTATTGGTAGTAATTCCAGAATTGTATTATGGGATACGACGTTAAACCGTTTATCAGAAAATGAGATTCTCTTCATTATGGCCCATGAAATGGGACACTATGTGGAGAAACATATATATTTCGGAATAGCTGAATATATTTTAACTATGTTTCTGGGGCTCTGGTTAACAGCGAAAATAATGCCTTGGATCGTCGATAGGTTTGGGCGTAGTTTAAAAATAAAGCAGATAAATGCTATTCACTCGTTACCATTGTTTTTACTAATTACATCCTTTCTATTATTCGCTTCAAGTCCACTTTCAAATTATATTTCTAGATATCAAGAAACAAGGGCTGATCAGTATGCAATAGAGTTAGTCACAGACCCAAGTGCTGCTGTGAGCACTTTTCAAGAACTTACAAGAGCCGGGTTAAATGAAGTGAATCCTCCATTCCTCGTAAAATGGTTTCGATATTCCCATCCGACAATGCTAGAAAGGATTAATAAGGTAGCCAATGAAATAAAATCTAAAGAGTAA